One Helianthus annuus cultivar XRQ/B chromosome 12, HanXRQr2.0-SUNRISE, whole genome shotgun sequence genomic region harbors:
- the LOC110895380 gene encoding transcription factor MYB1: protein MENKRMRRSYDTTSVVRKGAWTAEEDMLLKNCIDKFGEGKWHLVPLRAGLNRCRKSCRLRWLNYLRPNIKRGDFAEDEVDLMLRLHKLLGNRWSLIAGRIPGRTANDVKNYWNTHLKSRCKQQKEQLKEGEQSPPTMVTIIKPQPCTISKALNLRPHITSHDPHNLITSSNIDSVDNVFNISKDIVSSPKLSIDNIDEYLDALLEDRVKEIGHEVGWSFGGRSAEGGGLDVLEQVDDQNSLFDFPIDDVVMLDLLD, encoded by the exons ATGGAGAACAAAAGAATGAGACGGAGTTATGACACGACTTCAGTGGTTAGGAAAGGTGCATGGACTGCCGAAGAAGATATGCTTCTCAAGAATTGTATCGACAAATTTGGCGAAGGAAAATGGCACCTTGTACCTCTCAGAGCAG GCTTAAACCGATGCAGAAAAAGTTGTAGGCTACGATGGTTAAATTATCTAAGACCAAATATAAAAAGAGGAGATTTCGCTGAAGATGAAGTTGACCTCATGCTTAGGCTTCACAAGCTACTAGGGAATAG ATGGTCATTGATTGCCGGAAGAATACCAGGAAGAACTGCAAATGACGTGAAAAACTACTGGAACACGCATCTTAAATCTCGCTGCAAACAACAAAAAGAGCAACTTAAAGAGGGTGAACAATCACCACCTACCATGGTCACGATTATTAAGCCTCAACCATGTACCATTTCCAAAGCTTTAAATTTGCGCCCACACATTACATCACATGACCCCCATAACTTGATAACATCATCAAATATTGACAGTGTCGACAATGTCTTTAATATCTCCAAAGACATAGTCTCGTCACCCAAGTTATCTATTGACAATATTGACGAGTATCTGGACGCGTTACTGGAGGACCGAGTGAAGGAAATCGGTCATGAAGTTGGGTGGTCTTTTGGTGGCCGTTCAGCGGAGGGGGGTGGTTTAGATGTTCTCGAGCAAGTAGATGACCAAAACAGCTTATTTGATTTTCCCATAGACGATGTGGTCATGTTGGATCTTCTTGATTGA